Part of the Mycteria americana isolate JAX WOST 10 ecotype Jacksonville Zoo and Gardens chromosome 28, USCA_MyAme_1.0, whole genome shotgun sequence genome is shown below.
TTAGGAAGCTGCCTCATCCCCTCTCCGCCTGACAGAACCCCCTTGGTCAAACTGTGCCTTGTCTTCTTATTCCATCCACGAATAGAAACGCTATCAGTCAACGACTCCCCGGACGTTCTGGACAGGCAGAAATGCCTTGCTGCCTTGGCGTCACTGCGACACGCCAAGTGGTTCCAGGTTTGCATTTTGTTCTTATATTTGTCTTTAAGTAGAAAATTTGTAAACTATTAAGGGgctaactaatttttttttttatttatttatttaaaatacgtAACGTCGGATGATAGTTAGACGTGCTGAACTTAGCGTCTGTCAACGGCACAGTTGCTAAAGAGGCACTTAAGCGAATTAAACGTTCGGAAGGAAGCTTTTTTAAAGAGTAGATGCATAGCTGCTGCTTTGTGTTAAGAGTAATGTTGCCTTTGTACACTACAGTTACCGTTCTAAGTTACAAAATGGTAATGCGAAATACTGTTTACCCTTGGCAAAGTAGCACCGCAAAAATGAATGTCTGCGAATGAgcagttttggtggttttttagtGAAGGCGTGTCTGCTTTTGATTCTTATTCTAGGCCAGGGCTAACGGGCTGAAGTCGTGCGTCATAGTGATACGAGTGCTGCGAGACCTGTGTACTCGGGTTCCGACTTGGGCACCGCTGAGAGGATGGgtaattctccttttttgtttcgGCTTTTGGTACCCCTTCTCCAAGCTGGTGCTCAGCTCTCTTCGGCCTGCGCACGTTCCCTTTCATAAGCTGGTTTTATATAAGTACGAACGAAGTTTCTGCCCTTAAAAGACGCGTATCGAATGCCTACGGCGTCGATCGTTTCGTCGTTTGTCAATTTGAAGCGGCTTCTAGCTGTAATCGCAGCGCAAGCGCCTCCCTTTTGCTTCTCTCACTTTCCCAAACTGTCTTTCAGCCTCTAGAGCTGCTGTGTGAGAAATCTATTGGAACTGCTAACAGACCCATGGGCGCTGGCGAGGCTCTGAGGAGAGTTCTTGAATGCCTTGCCTCGGGAATCGTTATGCCAGGTTAGGTGGTTCTCTGCATTTACATTTCAAAGCGAAGCTGGAACGAAACGCGGTTGAAGCTTCGCGGCGCGGTTGCGTTCCCTTGTTATCTGTGCGGGCAGCCTAGATTCGGAGCTCAGAAAGCCCCCAGCGTACCCGGGTACTACGGTACCTTGCTGTTACTTAGGGCACGTGTGTTCAGAGCTACGGACCCATGACGTTAAACCCCCGTAGAGAGAGGTACCAGTTTCTACAAGCGTAAAATTGGTTCCCTGAGTGGTCGTGACCAGCTTCACTGCTAATTGTACGTGTAAAATAGCCCAGACGAGTTTCAGAATGTTGGACATTGGATGGATCATGTTCAGTCCGTGTTCTTCGAGAGATGAGTGTTGATTGATGCCAAGGGAATACTTAGTTTAGTTTCTTTAGAAAACACCAGGATAATTCTCTGCATATCTTCCTTGTTTCCTGCCTTCAGATGGTTCTGGTATTTATGATCCTTGTGAAAAAGAAGCCACTGATGCTATTGGGCATCTAGACAGACAACAAAGGGAAGATATCACACAGAGTGCTCAGGTATAGTTTTGACTACAGATGTTACGAAAACTTAATCAGTTCCACTGACTCTGAACTTCCATATTGGTTAATGGTAGTATAGTAACCTCACGGAGGTCGGTGTTAACTTTGTTAATATCTAGTCAAGTAAAAGCAATACAAATGGGTCCCACACCGATAAGGAATTTGTAGCTTGGCCAACCAGAAGCAAAGTATCAGGTTTTAAATAGTGACTTGCTACCATGACCCGTATTTTGGGTTGAACCTCAAAAATTCAGAGAGTCCTATTTAAACTGATGAGGATTTCTGTGTAGGGGTGGGTAGAATGTTCCTGTCTGAAACTGTGCAGGGAACAGAGCTTGGCGTAGCCGCTTGCGCCTCCCAGTAACACATGTTTCATCTTTCTAGCATGCTCTGAGACTTGCTGCTTTTGGCCAGCTTCACAAAGTCTTGGGGATGGATCCCCTGCCTTCCAAAATGCCCAAGAAACCAAAGAACGAAAACCCTGTTGACTATACTGGTAGGTACTTGgcggaaaaaaccaaacccaaatccCGTTTCCAAGGCTTTTGCCGCTGTCGTTGCTGGAAACTGGAATACTGAGGGGGGGTTTTGTCACGACCGTTACAGTCCAGATTCCTCCCAGTACAACGTACGCTGTCACCCCCATGAAGCGTCCAATGGAGGAGGACGGAGAGGAGAAATCtcccagcaaaaagaaaaagaagattcaGAAAAAAGGTATTGAGTTAACAAGAGGTAGGTACAAATGGCTACCCGAGAGCTGTTCGCAGGctgaggcggggggcaggtggcaGGAGAACTCTTGCAAGCGTTTGGTCTTGGGTGATGCTGTAAATAGGGGGTACAGGgcatatgaattaaaaaaaaaaaagccttagcaCTGTAAGATTTGTACGTGGTATGACGTAAACTCTCGCAAGGAGGAAAATACAGATCTGAACTTGTCTGAAATGGGTTATGCTGCTTTGAAAGAGATGACAAACATCCGCAAACTTttgtttgtctattttttttcttctctgttcagaGGAAAAACTCGAACCTCCCCAGGCCATGAATGCACTGATGAAACTAAACCAGCTAAAACCTGGGCTCCAGTACAAACTCGTCTCTCAGACCGGTCCTGTCCATGCTCCTATCTTTACAATGTCTGTGGAAATCGATGGCAGCACGTTTGAGGCATCGGGGCCTTCCAAAAAGACGGCCAAACTGCACGTGGCAGTGAAGGTAAGAGCTGTGCGCGTAAATTCCTGGCTCTCGTTAGGAGGCAGCTTGATCGCTGGCCCCTCAAAGTTGAAAAGGGCAACCAGATGGATGGCGACGACAGTCGTGACGACAACCGTGTATGAAAAATGTCATAAACCCTTCGGGACGGGGAGGGGAGAAGTTAAACACCAAGACAGCGTAGTCTGTAGTGCACGGAGTCTCAGGGCAGAGGACTTTATGCCTCCGAGGTCGTGTTGGGGAACGCCTAGCACTCCAACGGAACTCGTAAAGGATTCTTGAGCAGCCTTCTCGAGTATTTACCCCAAAACGGGTAGGGCACAGGAGAGCCAGCGGTTCTTTGAGGTACGTGCTGTGCAGTAACCTCCTCTCCGACTCTGCTTACCCTAGGTGTTGCAAGATATGGGTTTACCCACAGGAGTGGAAGGCAAAGAATCTGGGAAAGGAGACGAATCGGCAGAGGAGACGGAACAGAAACCAGTCGTGGTTGCTCCTCCTCCTGTAGTAGAAACCGTCTCGACGcccactgctgcttctcctccttcagATCAAACCCCCGAGGTGAGCGCGGTCGAAGAGGGGGAAACGGGCCGCTCTGATTCTTTGGGACGATGTTGTAGGACGTCATCGGAAGCGCCTGTTAGCGGCAGGTTGCTATAACGGTGTACCGTAGACGTCACTTACCGTGACGATACAATTTAAGAGGTGAAAGCCTCGGGCAAGCTTATCTTCTTCAAGCTATTTCCCAAAGTACGTGTTTTGGAAGCAACTGCAGGTCCTTTAGGGTTTTTCTCAGAGTTTCATCGCCGCTTCTCTGCTTGCAGAATGTGAAACAACAGGGACCAATTCTGACGAAGCACGGCAAGAATCCCGTGATGGAGCTCAACGAGAAGCGGCGTGGGCTGAAATACGAACTGATTTCAGAAACGGGCGGCAGCCACGACAAGCGCTTTGTCATGGAGGTGAGGTGACTTCTGGTCCTCTCTCTGTTGCCTTCATCCCAGCTCGGATATCCGTAACTTCGCAGCCTTAGTAAGAACTTAAACTCATAaaatcacaggatggtttgggttggaaggggcctttaaagatcagcTAGTGGGCAGGGGCATTTCCAGtagctcaggttgctcaaagcccgtCCACCCCGACACTGAACGCTTCCGACTTCCGGAATTGTCTGCAGGCACCGTAAAAACCGGGGAATTTTACCAAGCGGCAGCTTCCGTCCCTGCCCTTTCCGCTTACGCGCCGTGATTTAATCCCTTTCAAAGGTGGAGGTGGACGGGCAGAAATTCCAAGGAGCCGGTTCGAATAAAAAGGTGGCAAAAGCCTACGCTGCTCTGGCCGCGCTGGAGAAGTTGTTTCCAGATGCTCCCGTTGCCATTGAGCAAAACAAGAAGAAGAGAGCCCCTGTGCCAGCTAGGGGAGGACCCAAATTTGCAGTAAAAGTAAGTAAATTCACAATTCCGCCACTTTGTGGTGTAACTAACGGTCCTGTAGTACCATTGTCCGTGGTTTTAATCTCttttggggaagggaaatgaTTTAACGTGCGGAGAAACGCGGCTCTGCTAACAGCCGTTGGACTTTAAAGCAGAAAGACCGTcaagttttacagaaaacaaCCTCTCTTTTCTGGAGATCACGCTTACCTGGTACCCACCCCCCTTGCTTTTGGCTTAGCCCCCCTTCCTTTCGAGGCGGACGGGTACCCGAGGCGTTCCAGAGCTCCCGACGTCCTTTGGAGAGGTTTCTTTTCACCCGGGAGGCCAGGCGATGCGGCTCGGAAGCCAGAGCTGGTAACAcctctctctttcctcagcaGCACAACCCGGGTTTCGGGATGGGAGGCCCCATGCACAACGAAGTGCCCCCTCCGCCCAACATGCGCGGTCGTGGGAGAGGCGGCAACATCCGAGGCCGCGGCAGAGGCAGGGGCGGATTCGGCGGCAATCACGGCGGCTACATGAATGCAGGTGAGATGCTGCCTGCGCCTCGCCCTGGCCCTTTCCACGCTAAACGTACCGCAGACTCCCCAAACCCCGAGGGGCGAGTTAATCCCCCCTCGCCTTTCGTCGTGGCTGGTAGCGTGACGGGAAATACGAGGCCTTCGTACGCTTCCATCGCCTTCTATTTCAACGTTTTCTTCTTACCTAGGTGCGGGATATGGGAGCTATGGTTACGGAGGAAATTCCGCGACAGCAGGCTATAGTAAgtgtttttcctcttaaattCTGAAACGCGTCGCTCTGCCGGGGGTGTGAGGCTCGGACTGGGTCGCACCGGGCGGTGCCGCGCTTGTGCCGAAGGCCTCTTAAGGGCTTCTCCTTTTTGAACGAGAAGTCGTGAAAGATGGCTCGTGTACCGGTTTAAAAGTTAAAACGCGAACCCAGGTGACGTCACGTTTCCTCTAAAactgtgaatattttaaatttctctgctttAAGCCATGTGAAGCTATCGGCCACACTTTTCAATGTGATTTTCCTGAAAATGCACAGCGATTGGTCTTGAGAAGAAGCCTTCCTTGGGGGGTGACAGGAGCAGAGAAATCTAAAACATGACTTTCAAATGTGGCGCATTTTGCC
Proteins encoded:
- the ILF3 gene encoding interleukin enhancer-binding factor 3 isoform X1; protein product: MRPMRIFVNDDRHVMAKHSAVYPTQEELEAVQNMVSHTERALKAVSDWIDEQEKVSGEQPETESMETAAEEENKEGGDQKATEQLTRTLRGVMRVGLVAKGLLLKGDLDLELVLLCKDKPTTDLLEKVADNLGVQLAAITEDKYEIIQSVGDAAIVIKNTKEPPLTLTIHLTSPVVREEMEKQLAGETLSVNDSPDVLDRQKCLAALASLRHAKWFQARANGLKSCVIVIRVLRDLCTRVPTWAPLRGWPLELLCEKSIGTANRPMGAGEALRRVLECLASGIVMPDGSGIYDPCEKEATDAIGHLDRQQREDITQSAQHALRLAAFGQLHKVLGMDPLPSKMPKKPKNENPVDYTVQIPPSTTYAVTPMKRPMEEDGEEKSPSKKKKKIQKKGIELTREEKLEPPQAMNALMKLNQLKPGLQYKLVSQTGPVHAPIFTMSVEIDGSTFEASGPSKKTAKLHVAVKVLQDMGLPTGVEGKESGKGDESAEETEQKPVVVAPPPVVETVSTPTAASPPSDQTPENVKQQGPILTKHGKNPVMELNEKRRGLKYELISETGGSHDKRFVMEVEVDGQKFQGAGSNKKVAKAYAALAALEKLFPDAPVAIEQNKKKRAPVPARGGPKFAVKQHNPGFGMGGPMHNEVPPPPNMRGRGRGGNIRGRGRGRGGFGGNHGGYMNAGAGYGSYGYGGNSATAGYSQFYSNGGHSNSGSGGGGSSGYGSYYQGGDNYNSPVPPKHGGKKQQHGGQQKPSYGSGYQSHQGQQQQSYNQNQYSNYGPPQGKQKGYNHGQGNYSSYSNSYNSPGGGGSDYNYESKFSYGGNSGRGGGGNNYSGGASYNTGSHGGYGGGSGGGGSSYQGKQGGYSSQSNYNSPGSGQNYSGPPSSYQASQGGYGRNDHSMNYQYR
- the ILF3 gene encoding interleukin enhancer-binding factor 3 isoform X2; this encodes MRPMRIFVNDDRHVMAKHSAVYPTQEELEAVQNMVSHTERALKAVSDWIDEQEKVSGEQPETESMETAAEEENKEGGDQKATEQLTRTLRGVMRVGLVAKGLLLKGDLDLELVLLCKDKPTTDLLEKVADNLGVQLAAITEDKYEIIQSVGDAAIVIKNTKEPPLTLTIHLTSPVVREEMEKQLAGETLSVNDSPDVLDRQKCLAALASLRHAKWFQARANGLKSCVIVIRVLRDLCTRVPTWAPLRGWPLELLCEKSIGTANRPMGAGEALRRVLECLASGIVMPDGSGIYDPCEKEATDAIGHLDRQQREDITQSAQHALRLAAFGQLHKVLGMDPLPSKMPKKPKNENPVDYTVQIPPSTTYAVTPMKRPMEEDGEEKSPSKKKKKIQKKGIELTREEKLEPPQAMNALMKLNQLKPGLQYKLVSQTGPVHAPIFTMSVEIDGSTFEASGPSKKTAKLHVAVKVLQDMGLPTGVEGKESGKGDESAEETEQKPVVVAPPPVVETVSTPTAASPPSDQTPENVKQQGPILTKHGKNPVMELNEKRRGLKYELISETGGSHDKRFVMEVEVDGQKFQGAGSNKKVAKAYAALAALEKLFPDAPVAIEQNKKKRAPVPARGGPKFAVKHNPGFGMGGPMHNEVPPPPNMRGRGRGGNIRGRGRGRGGFGGNHGGYMNAGAGYGSYGYGGNSATAGYSQFYSNGGHSNSGSGGGGSSGYGSYYQGGDNYNSPVPPKHGGKKQQHGGQQKPSYGSGYQSHQGQQQQSYNQNQYSNYGPPQGKQKGYNHGQGNYSSYSNSYNSPGGGGSDYNYESKFSYGGNSGRGGGGNNYSGGASYNTGSHGGYGGGSGGGGSSYQGKQGGYSSQSNYNSPGSGQNYSGPPSSYQASQGGYGRNDHSMNYQYR
- the ILF3 gene encoding interleukin enhancer-binding factor 3 isoform X4, whose product is MRPMRIFVNDDRHVMAKHSAVYPTQEELEAVQNMVSHTERALKAVSDWIDEQEKVSGEQPETESMETAAEEENKEGGDQKATEQLTRTLRGVMRVGLVAKGLLLKGDLDLELVLLCKDKPTTDLLEKVADNLGVQLAAITEDKYEIIQSVGDAAIVIKNTKEPPLTLTIHLTSPVVREEMEKQLAGETLSVNDSPDVLDRQKCLAALASLRHAKWFQARANGLKSCVIVIRVLRDLCTRVPTWAPLRGWPLELLCEKSIGTANRPMGAGEALRRVLECLASGIVMPDGSGIYDPCEKEATDAIGHLDRQQREDITQSAQHALRLAAFGQLHKVLGMDPLPSKMPKKPKNENPVDYTVQIPPSTTYAVTPMKRPMEEDGEEKSPSKKKKKIQKKEEKLEPPQAMNALMKLNQLKPGLQYKLVSQTGPVHAPIFTMSVEIDGSTFEASGPSKKTAKLHVAVKVLQDMGLPTGVEGKESGKGDESAEETEQKPVVVAPPPVVETVSTPTAASPPSDQTPENVKQQGPILTKHGKNPVMELNEKRRGLKYELISETGGSHDKRFVMEVEVDGQKFQGAGSNKKVAKAYAALAALEKLFPDAPVAIEQNKKKRAPVPARGGPKFAVKQHNPGFGMGGPMHNEVPPPPNMRGRGRGGNIRGRGRGRGGFGGNHGGYMNAGAGYGSYGYGGNSATAGYSQFYSNGGHSNSGSGGGGSSGYGSYYQGGDNYNSPVPPKHGGKKQQHGGQQKPSYGSGYQSHQGQQQQSYNQNQYSNYGPPQGKQKGYNHGQGNYSSYSNSYNSPGGGGSDYNYESKFSYGGNSGRGGGGNNYSGGASYNTGSHGGYGGGSGGGGSSYQGKQGGYSSQSNYNSPGSGQNYSGPPSSYQASQGGYGRNDHSMNYQYR
- the ILF3 gene encoding interleukin enhancer-binding factor 3 isoform X3, whose product is MRPMRIFVNDDRHVMAKHSAVYPTQEELEAVQNMVSHTERALKAVSDWIDEQEKVSGEQPETESMETAAEEENKEGGDQKATEQLTRTLRGVMRVGLVAKGLLLKGDLDLELVLLCKDKPTTDLLEKVADNLGVQLAAITEDKYEIIQSVGDAAIVIKNTKEPPLTLTIHLTSPVVREEMEKQLAGETLSVNDSPDVLDRQKCLAALASLRHAKWFQARANGLKSCVIVIRVLRDLCTRVPTWAPLRGWPLELLCEKSIGTANRPMGAGEALRRVLECLASGIVMPDGSGIYDPCEKEATDAIGHLDRQQREDITQSAQHALRLAAFGQLHKVLGMDPLPSKMPKKPKNENPVDYTVQIPPSTTYAVTPMKRPMEEDGEEKSPSKKKKKIQKKGIELTREEKLEPPQAMNALMKLNQLKPGLQYKLVSQTGPVHAPIFTMSVEIDGSTFEASGPSKKTAKLHVAVKVLQDMGLPTGVEGKESGKGDESAEETEQKPVVVAPPPVVETVSTPTAASPPSDQTPENVKQQGPILTKHGKNPVMELNEKRRGLKYELISETGGSHDKRFVMEVEVDGQKFQGAGSNKKVAKAYAALAALEKLFPDAPVAIEQNKKKRAPVPARGGPKFAVKQHNPGFGMGGPMHNEVPPPPNMRGRGRGGNIRGRGRGRGGFGGNHGGYMNAGAGYGSYGYGGNSATAGYSQFYSNGGHSNSGSGGGGSSGYGSYYQGGDNYNSPVPPKHGGKKQQHGGQQKPSYGSGYQSHQGQQQQSYNQNQYSNYGPPQGKQKGYNHGQGNYSSYSNSYNSPGGGGSDYNYESKFSYGGNSGRGGGGNNYSGGASYNTGSHGGYGGGSGGGGSSYQGGYSSQSNYNSPGSGQNYSGPPSSYQASQGGYGRNDHSMNYQYR
- the ILF3 gene encoding interleukin enhancer-binding factor 3 isoform X5, whose translation is MRPMRIFVNDDRHVMAKHSAVYPTQEELEAVQNMVSHTERALKAVSDWIDEQEKVSGEQPETESMETAAEEENKEGGDQKATEQLTRTLRGVMRVGLVAKGLLLKGDLDLELVLLCKDKPTTDLLEKVADNLGVQLAAITEDKYEIIQSVGDAAIVIKNTKEPPLTLTIHLTSPVVREEMEKQLAGETLSVNDSPDVLDRQKCLAALASLRHAKWFQARANGLKSCVIVIRVLRDLCTRVPTWAPLRGWPLELLCEKSIGTANRPMGAGEALRRVLECLASGIVMPDGSGIYDPCEKEATDAIGHLDRQQREDITQSAQHALRLAAFGQLHKVLGMDPLPSKMPKKPKNENPVDYTVQIPPSTTYAVTPMKRPMEEDGEEKSPSKKKKKIQKKEEKLEPPQAMNALMKLNQLKPGLQYKLVSQTGPVHAPIFTMSVEIDGSTFEASGPSKKTAKLHVAVKVLQDMGLPTGVEGKESGKGDESAEETEQKPVVVAPPPVVETVSTPTAASPPSDQTPENVKQQGPILTKHGKNPVMELNEKRRGLKYELISETGGSHDKRFVMEVEVDGQKFQGAGSNKKVAKAYAALAALEKLFPDAPVAIEQNKKKRAPVPARGGPKFAVKHNPGFGMGGPMHNEVPPPPNMRGRGRGGNIRGRGRGRGGFGGNHGGYMNAGAGYGSYGYGGNSATAGYSQFYSNGGHSNSGSGGGGSSGYGSYYQGGDNYNSPVPPKHGGKKQQHGGQQKPSYGSGYQSHQGQQQQSYNQNQYSNYGPPQGKQKGYNHGQGNYSSYSNSYNSPGGGGSDYNYESKFSYGGNSGRGGGGNNYSGGASYNTGSHGGYGGGSGGGGSSYQGKQGGYSSQSNYNSPGSGQNYSGPPSSYQASQGGYGRNDHSMNYQYR
- the ILF3 gene encoding interleukin enhancer-binding factor 3 isoform X6, with the translated sequence MRPMRIFVNDDRHVMAKHSAVYPTQEELEAVQNMVSHTERALKAVSDWIDEQEKVSGEQPETESMETAAEEENKEGGDQKATEQLTRTLRGVMRVGLVAKGLLLKGDLDLELVLLCKDKPTTDLLEKVADNLGVQLAAITEDKYEIIQSVGDAAIVIKNTKEPPLTLTIHLTSPVVREEMEKQLAGETLSVNDSPDVLDRQKCLAALASLRHAKWFQARANGLKSCVIVIRVLRDLCTRVPTWAPLRGWPLELLCEKSIGTANRPMGAGEALRRVLECLASGIVMPDGSGIYDPCEKEATDAIGHLDRQQREDITQSAQHALRLAAFGQLHKVLGMDPLPSKMPKKPKNENPVDYTVQIPPSTTYAVTPMKRPMEEDGEEKSPSKKKKKIQKKEEKLEPPQAMNALMKLNQLKPGLQYKLVSQTGPVHAPIFTMSVEIDGSTFEASGPSKKTAKLHVAVKVLQDMGLPTGVEGKESGKGDESAEETEQKPVVVAPPPVVETVSTPTAASPPSDQTPENVKQQGPILTKHGKNPVMELNEKRRGLKYELISETGGSHDKRFVMEVEVDGQKFQGAGSNKKVAKAYAALAALEKLFPDAPVAIEQNKKKRAPVPARGGPKFAVKQHNPGFGMGGPMHNEVPPPPNMRGRGRGGNIRGRGRGRGGFGGNHGGYMNAGAGYGSYGYGGNSATAGYSDFFTDCYGYHDFGSS